The window CAGTGAACCCGCCGACATGGTCGGGCTTGGCGACCGGGGTCGGCTGACGGTGGGGGCCAAGGCCGATATCAATATCATCGATTTCGCCGCGCTGCGCCTCCACAATCCCTCGGTCGTGAACGACTTGCCGGCGGGCGGCCGGCGGCTGCGGCAGCTGGCCGATGGCTATGACGCGACCATCGTTTCGGGTGTGGTGACCTATCGGCACGGCCGGCACACCGGCGCCGTGCCGGGACGGCTGGTGCGCGGCGCCCGCCCGCTGGCGGCGTAACAGAATGGCGCCAAAGCCCCGCAGCGCCGATCGACAGGCGGGGCTTCAACCGATCGAAAAGGATGGCGGATGGCGCAGGCGATCATGCTCAGACAATATGGCGACCCGGCCGCGCTGCGCGCCGAGCCGGTCGAGATCGCCGCATTGGCACCGGGCGAACTGCGGCTTCGCCAGACGGCCATCGGGGTGAATTTTCACGACATCTATGTGCGGTCGGGTGCCTACAAGACGCTCGCCCTTCCCGGTATACCCGGTCTTGAGGCCGTGGGTGTCGTCGAAGCGGTCGGGCAAGCGGCGCGGGGATTTTCGGTTGGCGACCGGGTGGCTTATATCGATTCCTCCTACGGCGCCTATGCCGATGAACGCAATATACGCGCCGACCTATGTGTGCGCCTGCCCGAACCGATCGAGGATCGGGTCGCGGGCACGATGTTTCTCAAGGGGCTGACCGCCGCCGTCCTGCTGCACCGCGTCCGGCAGGTGCGGGCGGGCGATACGATCCTCGTCCACGCCGCCGCCGGGGGTGTCGGGCGCCTCCTCGTGCAATGGGCCTCGCATATCGGCGCGCGGGTCATCGGCACGACAGGGTCGCGCGAAAAGGCGACCGCCGCGCGGGCTTATGGCTGCGACGAGGTCATTCTCTATCGCGAGGAGGATGTCGCCGAGCGCGTACTCGACCTGACCCGCGGCGCCGGCGTCGATATCGTCTATGACGCGGTCGGACGCGACACGTTCGACGGGTCGCTGAAATCGCTTGGTCTGCTTGGTCATCTCGTCAACTATGGCCAGGCGTCCGGACCCGTCGCCCCCTTCGACATCTCGCGGCTGGCGATGAAGGGCCTGACGATCTCGCGCCCGGCCTATGCGCATCATGTCCGCACCCCCGAAACGCTCCACGCAATCGCCGCCATGTTTTTCGGCGCGATCGAAACGGGCATTCTGAAAGCCGAACGCGGTATCGCCTATCCGCTGACCGACGCGCCGCTGGCGCATCGCGCATTGGAGGACAGGGCTGCGGGGCCCTTTCTCCTCATCCCCTGACCTTTGGGCCTCCCCAACCGCGTTGGGTCGTGGGCGGACAGGCGGCGACGAAACGGTCGCCAATGTCCGAAACGCCGCACAACGCGGACTAGGCTCAAGCGTCTTCGCCGATGCCTGTGTGGTGGGCGCTGACGGGCTCGAACCGCCGACCCTCTCGGTGTAAACGAGATGCTCTACCAACTGAGCTAAGCGCCCCCTTTCGGAGAAGCGCGCCCCTGCCATAAGCCGCCGTCGCTGGCAAGCGGCCGAGCGGAGGTAGCGGGAGGCGCCTTTGCGCATAAACGGAAAATAATCCTTCTCTCCCTAACGTCGGTCCTTTGGCGGGATGGGGGCGAATATGTCGAACGGCGCGAGGATGACGGCCCTGCTGCTTGCCGGCACGGCCATGCTGGCGGCGACCGGCTGCGCGCCCAAGAAGACGCCGGTCGCGACCGGGTGCCTCGCCGAGGCCGATCGCCATGCCGGCGCCGACGCGATCCGCAGCGCGCCGCGGACGGCAAGCGAGGATCCCCAATTGTGCGAAGGCCTGGCGCTGCTCGCCGAGCGCAAGGCGCAGCCCACGATCGCGGCGCTGGAGGCCGCGGCCGGGCGCATGGCCGAGGCGGACCGCTGGTCGGCGCAGGGCTATCTGGCGCGCGCGCTGGCGCTCGACGGCCAGGGCGAACGCGCGCTGCAAAACTGGGACGAGGCGATCGAGGGCGCGACCCGAACGGGCCATGTCGATCGCGAGACTATCTTTCGCGCCGACCGCGGGGTGTTGTTCGCGCAGCAAAAACAATATGGCCCCGCGCTCGCCGATTTCGAGGCCGTCTATCGCCGGGCGAAGCAGCCGAAGGCCAAATCCGAAATGGCCTATATGGCGCTCAAAGTCTCGGTATCGGCCGGCAACCTGGCGTCGGTCGAGCGCTGGTACCCGCTGGCGGTCCGCGCCGCCGAGGCGGTCGGCGATGCGACGAAAATCGCCTATGCGACCCAATTCTACGGCCAGATGCTCGACGAGCGGCAGGATTATGACGCGAGCGCGAAACTCTATCAGCGGGGCGTCGACCGTATCGCGGGTTCGGGCAGCAAATATCTGCACGCCGAGATGCTGGAATTTCAGGGCCAGTCGCGCTTCGCCGCGGGCGACTATCGCGGCGGCGAACGCGCCTATGCGCAGGCGGCCGAGATGTTCCGCCAGGCCGGGCGGGCCGACTATGCCGCCTTCCTCGAAAAAAATCTGAAGGCGAACACCGGGCGGTTCGAGGCGGGTCACGCCTGCGCCGCGCTCGTCGAAGAGCGGCGCTATGACGCCGCGGCCGCGGCGGTAACCGACATCCCGCGCGAGCGGCGCAGCTTCGGCGCGAAAACCTGCCTCGTCGATGCGCTCGACGGCGCCGGCGACACCGGCCGCGCCCGGCGCGAACTCGACGATCTGCTGACGTCGACCGAACCGGGCGGCTGGCCTTGCGACGAACTGAAGGCGCTGTCCAGGCGGGTGGGCCATGCCCCGCCCATAAAATCGTCGGTTCCCGGGCCACCGCCCGCGGCGCGGCCGGCCCCGCCGCAGACATGCGCCGAAGCGATCGCGCAGGCCGAGGCCTATTCCTCCAGCGCCTCGAAATAACGCGCCAGCGCATCGAACGCGGCGTCGGCAAGCCCGATGAAGATGCGGCGGCCATCCTGCGGATCGGCCTCGCGCACGAACAGCCCGGCGTCGGTCATCGTCTTGATCCAGCGCAGCGCGGTCGTCGCGGGGACCGCGGCGGCGATGCACAGGCTCGATACCGACACCGGCTGGCGTTCGAGCCGCGCGGCGTACAGGTCGAGCAGCATGTCCCACGCCGGATCGGCGAACAGGTCGGCGGGGAAATATTGTTCGCGCATCCGGCGCTGGCGCAGCATCCGGCGCACCGCTTTGGCGCGCTGGCGATGCACGGTGCGTTCCTCGGGCTCGAAGCTGCGCGGGCCTGCGGCGTAATCGCGCGCCGGCGAACGGACGAGGCCGCCGGACTCGCCAAAATTCTCTTCGCGCGGCGCCAGCGCGGGCGGCGTTCCGGCGAGGCCGCGCTGGCCCGACAGGTCGCCGAGCAGCCGCGCGATGCGCGCGACCTCGTCCTGCAACCGGTCGATCCGTTCCATCGCCTCGTCGCGCGCGATGTCATGGACCGCCGTGCGCAGCGACCGCGAGGCCGCGGCGAGCGCGACGAGGCGGTCGGCGGCATCGGCATCGACCAGCCATTCGGTGCGGATAGACGCCGGGACCATCGCCGCGACGCGGTCGAGCGCGCCAAGCGCGGTTTCGCACACCAAAGCGCATTCCATCGCAAGCACCGCATCGCAAATTTCGGCGAGCGTCTCGCTTTCGATCGTCTCGGCGTCGATCAGCCAGACGATATCGGGCAGCGCCATGGTGCGCAGATGGGCGGCGATCCGTGTCGGCGGGATATGGTCGACCACCCGCGCCCGCCCGGTGCGCGTCAGATCGGCGCCGATCGCCCGCGGCCCGACGAAAAGCACCGCCGCCGGGCCGACGTCGGCATCGGCGGGCGCATCCCACCGCGGCGGGGCAAGTGAGTCGAAGCGAACCGGCGGCAAGTCCGATATCCGCGGGTCCGTGTCGATCCTGTGGTCCATCGTGCCGCCCCTTTCCTCGCCGTGTCTCCGCCTTGGCGTCCTTATGTCGTCAAAATGGCGATATTCACCTTTTGTTCGTTCCAGAGTGCCGCCGATCCGGATGCTGACCGATGATAGCCAGCCTTTGATCCGGATCGCGCGGGTGGAATAACATCCATTTTGGACATGTTTTGTTCTCCTCGTCAATCCCCTATTCGCGCTTGCCAGACCCGCGCCATCCCCGCACTGATCGCGATACCATGCTGCCGCGCCCCTCCCTCTCCACCCGCCTGCGCTGGCGGCGGCGCCTCCGGTCGCTGGGCGCCTTGCTGCTCCTCGCGGCGATGGCGGGAGCGGTCTGGTTTGCGCAGCCGGCACCGACCCGGACCATCCCGCTCGTCCATGTCATCGACGGCGACAGCCTCACCGTGACGCATGACGGCACCGCGCGCACGATTCGCCTGACCGGGCTCGACGCCGTCGAATATCGCCAGGATTGCGCGCGCGCCGATGGCCGCCGCTGGGCCTGCGGGCACGAAGCGCGCGCCGCGCTCGCGCGCCTTGCCGGGTCCGGACCGCTGCACTGCGCGCTGGCGGCGAACGACAAATATGGCCGCACCCTCGCCGCCTGCCGCACCCGGCCCGAGCCCGACGGCGTCGATCTGGCGACCGAAATGATCCGCCAGGGCTGGGCGGTGGCCACCGACGACGCCCACCTGCCCGACGAGGGCGCCGCGCAGCTTGCGCGGCGCGGGATCTGGCAGGGCGATTTCGACCGGCCCGCCGACTGGCGCGCGGTGCACGACCGCGCCGCGACCGCCGTCGGCGCCGCGGCTGCCGACCGCTGACGACGCACGGCTTTCCGCCGCGCGCTTTTGCGGCTAGGGCGGGCGGATGAACGGCCTTTTTCCTGTGATGATCGGCGGCGCCATCGGCGCCGGCGCGCGGCACCTCGTCGGCGGCGCGATGCTCGCGCGCCTCGGTCCCGGCTTCCCCTGGTGGACACTGTCGATCAATATCGCCGGCAGCCTGCTGATGGGCGTGCTGATCGGCTGGCTCGCGCGCAGCGGCGGGACCGAAGCGGCGCGCCTGTTCTTCGGCGTCGGCGTGCTCGGCGGCTTCACGACCTTCTCGGCTTTCAGCATGGAGTTCTGGACGCTGTTCGAACGCGGACAGAGCGCACAGGCCTTCACCTATGTCCTCGCCTCGGTGGTCGGCGCGATCGCCGCCTGCGGTCTCGGCTTGCTCGTCATGCGGCAGGTGCCGGCATGAGCAAGATCGACATGGACGGCGCAACGATCGCCGAAGAGGACGACGGCATCCGGCTCGACCGCTGGTTCAAACGCCATCGCGCCGGGACGCCGCACGCGCTGCTCGCGCGCTGGGCGCGGTCGGGGCAGCTGACGCTCGACGGCAAAAAGGCCGATGTGTCGGACCGCATCGCGACCGGGCAGACGCTCGTCATGCCGTCGCCGCCGGTCGAGACCGCCGCACGTCCGGCACGCAAGGGCCGCGCGCTGACCGACGCCGACGTCGAACTCGCGACCGGCATGCTGATCCACCGCGACGCGAGCGCGCTGGTGCTCAACAAGCTGCCGGGACTCGCGACGCAGGGCGGCACCAAGACCGAACAGCATGTCGACGGACTGCTCGACGCGTTGAAATTCGACGGACCGACACGGCCGAAGCTCGTACACCGGCTCGACAAGGACACGTCGGGTGCGCTGCTGATCGCGCGCACGCCAAAGGCGGCAGCCTATTTCGCCAAGAGTTTTTCGAACCGCAGCGCGAAAAAGACCTATTGGGCGCTGATCGTCGGGGTTCCTGAAATCCAGCAGGGCGAGATCGACCTGCCGCTCGCCAAACAGCCCGGATCGGGCGGCGAGAAGATGCATGTCCATGACGACGGCCTGCCATCGAAGACGCGCTACCGCGTCATCGAGCGCGCCGGAAACAGCGCGGCGTGGGTCGAGCTCCAACCGCTGACCGGGCGCACCCACCAGCTGCGCGTCCATATGGCGGCGATCGGCCACCCGATCGTCGGCGACGGCAAATATGGCGGCAAGGGCGCGTTCCTGACCGGGACGATCAGTCGCAAGATGCATCTGCACAGCCGGCGCCTCCGCATCGACCATCCCGACGGCGGCGCGATCGACATAAGCGCCGAGGTGCCCGACCATTTCGCCGCAAGCCTCGACGCGCTGGGCTTCGACACCCTGCTCGGCCAGATCGGCATCGACGCGCAGGAAAAAGGTCCGCCGCCCAAATCGGCGCTGAAGGCGCAGGCCAAGGCGCACAGCAAGCAAATCCGCAAGGCCCGGCGCGGCGAACGGCGCGGGCGCACTGCCGACAGTAAGCCGACCGACTTCGTCGGCAAGCCGAAGCCCAAACCCAAGGCCAAATCGGGCAAGCCGACGACGCCGAAACCCGTCGGCAAGAAACCCACCGCGAAAAAGCACCCGGCGCGGCCCGCCAAGCCGAGCTGATGCATCCCGATCCCGCCTTTCGGCCCAAGGACGACGACCTCGCCGCGCTGCTGGTGCGCGAGATCGGCTTCGCCGCGATTTTCGCAAGCACCCCCGACGGCCCGCGCGTCGCGCACGCGCCGGTGGTGCTGAGCGAAGATACCAGCACGCTGCAATTCCACCTGTCGCGCGGCAACGGGCTGGCCCGGCATCTCGATGGCGCCGCGGCGCTCGCGGTGGTGCAGGGTCCCGACGCCTATGTCAGCGCGAGCTGGTACGCCGGGCCCGACCAGGTCCCGACCTGGAATTATGTCGCGGTCGAGATGGAGGGCAAGGCCCGCAAACTCGACCGCGAGGCGCTGATCCGCCAGCTCGATACGCTGTCGGCGCACCATGAGGGGCGCATCGGCATCGACCCGCCGTGGACCCGCGACAAGATGAGCCCGGCGATTTTCGGCAAGATGGCGGATGCGATCACCGGGTTCGAAATGACCATCACCGCGTGGCGCCCGACGCTCAAGCTATCGCAGAACAAGCCCGCCGACGAACGCACGCGGGTGGCGGGCGCACTGCAAGCGCAGGGCCATGGCGCGCTCGCCCATTTGATGGACCAGCTCGCTGGTCGAGGAGAAAGACGATGACCGCCGCCGACGAAGCGCTCGCCAAGAAACGCTATTTCGCGATCAACCTGATGCGCATCATCGGCGCGCTGCTCATCATGGCGGGCTTTCTGCTCGTCGCGGGGCGCTGGGACCTGGCGGGACAACCGACCGACCGCTATATCGGCATCGCGGTGGTGCTGATGGGCGCGTTCGATTTTGCGGTTTTTCCGCTGCTGCTCGCGCGCCGCTGGCGGACGCCCAAAGAGCTATGAAGCGTTTCTGGAAAGAGGCCAGCGTCGTCGAAACCGGCGGCGGCTGGGGCATCGCGCTCGACGGGCGCCCGGTGCGGACCCCGCAGCGCGCACCGCTCGCGGTCGCGAACCCGGCGCTTGCCGAGACGATCGCCGCCGAATGGCAGGCACAGGGCGAGACCATCAATCCCGCGGGCATGCCGCTGACCGGCCTCGCCAACGCGGCGATCGATCTGGCGATGCCGGACCCCGCCGTCTTTGCCGAACCCGTCGCCGCATATGCCGCGACCGACCTCTTCTGTTATCGCGACGACCGCGACGCCTTGCTGCAGGCTGAACAGGCGGCGGCATGGAACCCGCTGCTGGCCTGGACCGAGGCGCGATACGGGGTCGAGTTCGAGATTACGCGGGGCATTTTGCCGATCGACCAGCCGCCCGCGACGGTGACGGCGTTGCGCGCGGCGGTGCTGGCGCTCGATCCGTGGCGGATGACGGCGCTGACCCCGCTGGTGACCATCGGTGGATCGCTGGTCGCGGGGCTTGCAATGGTCGAGGGGGCGTTCGATCCCGAGGATTTGTGGTCGGCGGTCAGCCTCGACGAGCATTATCAGGAGCGGCGCTGGGGCGCCGATGCGCTGGCGCAGGCGCAACGCGCGGCGCACAAGCGCGACTGGGACAATGCGGTGCGGTTTTTGGGATTGCTTTGATTTCGATCCTCCCTGTCGCGAAGCGATGGGGAGGTGGCAGCGCGGAGCGCTGACGGAGGGGCCGACGCCATAAACGCCGGTTTGCGGCTGCATTGCCCCTCCACCACCCGCTTTGCGGGCGGTCCCCCTCCCCATGGCTTCGCCACAGGGAGGATTTTTCAGTCCGCGAAATTCGGCGCCCGCTTTTCCATGCCCGCCATCACCGCCTCGATCTGGTTCGGGGTGCGGATCACCAGCACCTGCTCATCGCTCTCGGCCTGCAAAATCTCCGCGTCGCTTGCGTCGGCGAGCATGTTGCACAGCCGCTTGGCGCCGCGGATCGCGTGCGGATTCTTGTTCGCGATCACCGCCGCGAGGTCCATCGCCTTCGCCAGCGGGTCGTCCGAGACATGCGTCGCGAAACCCAGCAGCTTCGCCTCCGACCCGTTGAATTCGCGGTTGGTATAGATCATCTCGCGCAGCACATCGTCGGCAACCTGGGTGCGCCACAGCGCCATGCCGGCAACGTCGGGGACGAGGCCCCAGCGCATTTCCATGATCGCGATGCGCGTGTCGGGATGGACGATGCGGATGTCGGCGGCGGCCATGATCTGGCTGCCTGCGCCGAACGCAACGCCGTGCACCGCCGCGATCACCGGCACCGGCAGCTCGCGCCAGCCCCACGCCGCATATTGGGCGTTATTCGAAACCCCGCGGGTGCGGTCGGACAGCGTGCCGCCCGCGCTGCTCGCGCCCGGGTCGCGGTCGGCGCTGAGGCTCGACAGGTCGAGCCCGGCGCAGAAGGCGCGGCCCTCGCCCGACAGCACGACGACGCGGAGGCCCGCGGTGGCCTTCAGCTGGTCGATCGCCTCCGCCAGCGCCGCCCACATCGCCGCGTCGAGCGCGTTCATCTTGTCGGCGCGGATCAGCCGGACATCGGCGATGCCACCTTCCAGCATGGTGATCGAAATGCGGTCTTTCATTCAGGCTTCCCCTGGCTTCTTCGCTTGAGCGCCGCTGCGACGAGCGGCAGTTGGTCGTTTCCGAAATACATGTCGTCGCGATCGACGAAGATCGTCGGCGAGCCATAGCCGCCGCGCGCGATCACTTCCTCGGTATTGGTCCGCAGCCGCGCCTTGACCGCATCGCTGCCCGCCGCCGCCGCGAGCGCCGCGCCATCCAGCCCCTCGGCATCGGCGACCGCGGTCAGCACCGCGACATCGTCGAGATTCTCCTGCCGGTCGAAATAGCTCGCGAAGGCGGCGCGCGCGAAACCGACGAGCGCCGCCTGATCGTCCTCGAGCGCGCAACAGAAACGCATCGCCGCGATGCTCTTCGCCGGATGCCATTGCGACGGGAAATTCATCGGCACGCCCGCGAGCCGCGCCCAGTCCTTCAGCACCTTCCAGCTGTGCTGCAGCCGCCGGTTGTCGGCCTGTTCGCGCGCCGCATAGACTGCGGGGTTCACCGCGTTGAACACCCCGCCGACCAGGATCGGGCGGTAACGCGCGCTCGCCCCGGCCCGTTCGAGCACGCCCGGCAAATTGTGGAAAGCGAGACAGGTCCAGGGCGAGGACAGGTCAAAGAAGAATTCGACGCGTTCTTTCACCCTGGACCTCCCTGCATGGTTCAGCCGACCTTGAGTTCGATGTCGGGCACGCCCGGACAGGCGATCCGCACCGACTTATAGGCGGGCAGCGCGTTCGGGATGTCGAGGCTGAGGTCTACCTTCGTCACCACCTGCGGCGTCGCGCCGTCGGGCGCATTCGCGCGCAGCAGCACGACCTGGTTCGGCGGGTTCATCTTGTCGAGCGGGCCGGCCTGCAGCGCGGTCGCATAGCCCGCGACCGGCGCATTGGCGGTGCCGCTGATCTTGAGCGTCTTGGTCGCGGCATCGATCGTCGCCGCCAGCTTGACGTCGGCCAGCTTGTTGCAGGCGTTGGGTTTCGCGGGATCGATCGGGATCGCCGCGGGCGCCGCCACGGGGGCGGCGGTTGCCGCGGTCGCGGCCGGGTCGGCTGTCTGGTCGGCCGGCGGCGCGTCCTTCTTGCCGCATCCTGCCAGTCCCACGGCGACTATCATCGCCGCCGTCATCATCGCCTTGTTCATAAGTCAGCCTCCAACATCGGGGCGGCGGCCTGTCGGTCCGCCGCCGACTCGCGCGGTCAGTTTGCCCGCGCCCAATATTGGTCGCGGAGCAGGCGCTTGTATAGCTTGCCGGTGTCGTGGCGCGGCAGCGTTTCCATGAAATCGATGCGGCGCGGGACTTTGACGCCCGACAGCTTTTCGCGGCAATAGGCGATCAAATCGTCGCGCAGCGCGTCGCCGGCGTCGGCCATGTTCGCCGGCTGGATCACCGCGATCACTTCCTCGCCGAAATCGTCGTGCGGGCCGCCCACGACCGCGACGTCGGCGACCGCGGGATGGGTGACGAGATGATTCTCGATCTCCTGCGGATAGACGTTCACGCCGCCGGTGATGATCATGAAGCTCTTGCGGTCGGTGAGGTAGAGGAAGCCTTCTTCGTCAACCTTGCCCACATCGCCGAGGGTCGACCAGCCCTTCGAGTTGCGGCTCGACGCGGTCTTCTCATTATCCCCATGATATTCGAAGACATTTTCGCTCTCGAAGAAAACGCAGCCTTCTTCGTTCGGGCCGAGCTCGGTTTCATTGTCCTCGCCCATGACGTGCACCGCGCCGAGGATCGGGCGACCGACACTGCCCTTGTGGGTCAGCCAGTCGGCGCTGGAGATGAAGGTCATGCCATTGCCCTCCGATCCCGCATAATATTCGAAGAGGACCGGACCCCACCATTCGATCATCGCCTGCTTGACCGGCACCGGGCACGGCGCCGCGGCGTGGATCGCGACCTTCATCGACGACACGTCGTAGCGCGCGCGGGTCTCGTCGGGCAGCTTGAGCATGCGCACGAAATGGGTCGGCACCCACTGGCTCGAATTGACGCGATATTTTTCGATGAACGACAGCGCCGCCTCGGGATCGAACTTCTTCATCAGCACGACGGTGCCGCCGAGACGGTGGACGGTCATCGACCAGCGCAGCGGCGCGGCGTGATAGAGCGGCGCCGGCGACAGATAGACGCTGTCGGCGTTCATCTGGAACACCGCCGCCGCCAGCATCACCAGGCTGTTCGTCGCGTCGATCGCCGGATCCTCGGGCAGCGGCACGCGCACCCCCTTGGGCCGGCCGGTGGTCCCCGACGAATAGAGCATGTCGACCCCGGCGCGCTCGTCGGCGACCGGCGTCGCGGGCATCGCGGCGACGGCCTCTTCCCAATTCGCGTAGCCGGGGATGGTGCCGCCCATCGCGAACCGCTCGATTTGCGTCGTCAGCTGCTGCGCGGCGCCCGCGAGGCTCGCCGAAACGACGAGCAACTTCGCGCCCGAATTTTCGAGGATATAGTCGGTCTCGTCCTGCGTCAGCCGCGACGAGATGCAGACGTAGCGCAGCCCCGCGCGCTGCGCGCCCCAGGTCAGCCCATAATAGTCGGGCGTGTTGTCGAGCATATAGGCGACGACATCGTCATGCCCCAGGCCATGCGCGCGAAACAGCTGCGCGACGCGATTCGACGCGGCATCGAGCTCGCCATAGCTGATCGTCGCACCGGTTTCGGCGACGATGATCGCGGGCTTGTCGGGGTTGCTGCGCGCGCGGACGGACGGATGCATCGGGGACCTCTCCAGCAGGGATCATTGGTTTCTTTATGTCCGAAGTCAGTAGCAAGCTGAAACTTTTGGTCAAGCGACGGCGGCACGGCAGCGCTACGAAGCGCAGGATCGGTCAAATCGCGGCAGCAAATGAGTCAAATGACCGCCCCGTTTTCAGAACGGGGGATCCTCGGGCCGCGAGCGGAGCGCATAGCCCTGTCCCTTGACGGTGCATAGCATCGGCCAGGCGAAGCCGCGGTCGACCTTGGCGCGCAGCCGCGACATATGCACCTCGACCCGGTTGGTGCCGGGATCGAAATCGATGCGCCATACCGCCCTGAGCAGCGCGACGCGCGACACCGGCCGGTCGGGCGCGCGCGCGAGGTTGGCGAGCAGGTCGAATTCGCGCAGCGGCAGGCGGATCTCGCGTCCCGCGCGCTCGACCCGGCGGTCGATCAGGTCGATCCGCAGTTCGCCCCCGCCCAGTTGTCCCGCGGCCATCCGGCTCCGCCGGACCAGCCCGGCGATTCGCGCGACGACCTCGGCCGGATCGTCGACCCAGCCGACCGCATCGTCGGCCCCGGCAGCGAGCGCGAGC is drawn from Sphingopyxis sp. OPL5 and contains these coding sequences:
- a CDS encoding crotonase/enoyl-CoA hydratase family protein; this translates as MKDRISITMLEGGIADVRLIRADKMNALDAAMWAALAEAIDQLKATAGLRVVVLSGEGRAFCAGLDLSSLSADRDPGASSAGGTLSDRTRGVSNNAQYAAWGWRELPVPVIAAVHGVAFGAGSQIMAAADIRIVHPDTRIAIMEMRWGLVPDVAGMALWRTQVADDVLREMIYTNREFNGSEAKLLGFATHVSDDPLAKAMDLAAVIANKNPHAIRGAKRLCNMLADASDAEILQAESDEQVLVIRTPNQIEAVMAGMEKRAPNFAD
- a CDS encoding thermonuclease family protein, producing MLPRPSLSTRLRWRRRLRSLGALLLLAAMAGAVWFAQPAPTRTIPLVHVIDGDSLTVTHDGTARTIRLTGLDAVEYRQDCARADGRRWACGHEARAALARLAGSGPLHCALAANDKYGRTLAACRTRPEPDGVDLATEMIRQGWAVATDDAHLPDEGAAQLARRGIWQGDFDRPADWRAVHDRAATAVGAAAADR
- a CDS encoding FMN-binding negative transcriptional regulator, with the protein product MHPDPAFRPKDDDLAALLVREIGFAAIFASTPDGPRVAHAPVVLSEDTSTLQFHLSRGNGLARHLDGAAALAVVQGPDAYVSASWYAGPDQVPTWNYVAVEMEGKARKLDREALIRQLDTLSAHHEGRIGIDPPWTRDKMSPAIFGKMADAITGFEMTITAWRPTLKLSQNKPADERTRVAGALQAQGHGALAHLMDQLAGRGERR
- a CDS encoding RluA family pseudouridine synthase, which produces MSKIDMDGATIAEEDDGIRLDRWFKRHRAGTPHALLARWARSGQLTLDGKKADVSDRIATGQTLVMPSPPVETAARPARKGRALTDADVELATGMLIHRDASALVLNKLPGLATQGGTKTEQHVDGLLDALKFDGPTRPKLVHRLDKDTSGALLIARTPKAAAYFAKSFSNRSAKKTYWALIVGVPEIQQGEIDLPLAKQPGSGGEKMHVHDDGLPSKTRYRVIERAGNSAAWVELQPLTGRTHQLRVHMAAIGHPIVGDGKYGGKGAFLTGTISRKMHLHSRRLRIDHPDGGAIDISAEVPDHFAASLDALGFDTLLGQIGIDAQEKGPPPKSALKAQAKAHSKQIRKARRGERRGRTADSKPTDFVGKPKPKPKAKSGKPTTPKPVGKKPTAKKHPARPAKPS
- a CDS encoding acyl-CoA synthetase, encoding MHPSVRARSNPDKPAIIVAETGATISYGELDAASNRVAQLFRAHGLGHDDVVAYMLDNTPDYYGLTWGAQRAGLRYVCISSRLTQDETDYILENSGAKLLVVSASLAGAAQQLTTQIERFAMGGTIPGYANWEEAVAAMPATPVADERAGVDMLYSSGTTGRPKGVRVPLPEDPAIDATNSLVMLAAAVFQMNADSVYLSPAPLYHAAPLRWSMTVHRLGGTVVLMKKFDPEAALSFIEKYRVNSSQWVPTHFVRMLKLPDETRARYDVSSMKVAIHAAAPCPVPVKQAMIEWWGPVLFEYYAGSEGNGMTFISSADWLTHKGSVGRPILGAVHVMGEDNETELGPNEEGCVFFESENVFEYHGDNEKTASSRNSKGWSTLGDVGKVDEEGFLYLTDRKSFMIITGGVNVYPQEIENHLVTHPAVADVAVVGGPHDDFGEEVIAVIQPANMADAGDALRDDLIAYCREKLSGVKVPRRIDFMETLPRHDTGKLYKRLLRDQYWARAN
- a CDS encoding winged helix DNA-binding protein; this encodes MDHRIDTDPRISDLPPVRFDSLAPPRWDAPADADVGPAAVLFVGPRAIGADLTRTGRARVVDHIPPTRIAAHLRTMALPDIVWLIDAETIESETLAEICDAVLAMECALVCETALGALDRVAAMVPASIRTEWLVDADAADRLVALAAASRSLRTAVHDIARDEAMERIDRLQDEVARIARLLGDLSGQRGLAGTPPALAPREENFGESGGLVRSPARDYAAGPRSFEPEERTVHRQRAKAVRRMLRQRRMREQYFPADLFADPAWDMLLDLYAARLERQPVSVSSLCIAAAVPATTALRWIKTMTDAGLFVREADPQDGRRIFIGLADAAFDALARYFEALEE
- a CDS encoding 2-hydroxychromene-2-carboxylate isomerase, translating into MKERVEFFFDLSSPWTCLAFHNLPGVLERAGASARYRPILVGGVFNAVNPAVYAAREQADNRRLQHSWKVLKDWARLAGVPMNFPSQWHPAKSIAAMRFCCALEDDQAALVGFARAAFASYFDRQENLDDVAVLTAVADAEGLDGAALAAAAGSDAVKARLRTNTEEVIARGGYGSPTIFVDRDDMYFGNDQLPLVAAALKRRSQGKPE
- a CDS encoding ATP12 family chaperone protein, whose translation is MKRFWKEASVVETGGGWGIALDGRPVRTPQRAPLAVANPALAETIAAEWQAQGETINPAGMPLTGLANAAIDLAMPDPAVFAEPVAAYAATDLFCYRDDRDALLQAEQAAAWNPLLAWTEARYGVEFEITRGILPIDQPPATVTALRAAVLALDPWRMTALTPLVTIGGSLVAGLAMVEGAFDPEDLWSAVSLDEHYQERRWGADALAQAQRAAHKRDWDNAVRFLGLL
- a CDS encoding response regulator transcription factor, with the translated sequence MEQSDRRAATGPPPLIGVHHAIAARAHRLACALEAGGFRAMCLPPLAGGGRVWRDGCFDLLAVDPFAESHDPAGLVGLARAIAARRPLLILSDRDSRADRMLALAAGADDAVGWVDDPAEVVARIAGLVRRSRMAAGQLGGGELRIDLIDRRVERAGREIRLPLREFDLLANLARAPDRPVSRVALLRAVWRIDFDPGTNRVEVHMSRLRAKVDRGFAWPMLCTVKGQGYALRSRPEDPPF
- the crcB gene encoding fluoride efflux transporter CrcB — its product is MNGLFPVMIGGAIGAGARHLVGGAMLARLGPGFPWWTLSINIAGSLLMGVLIGWLARSGGTEAARLFFGVGVLGGFTTFSAFSMEFWTLFERGQSAQAFTYVLASVVGAIAACGLGLLVMRQVPA
- a CDS encoding quinone oxidoreductase family protein codes for the protein MAQAIMLRQYGDPAALRAEPVEIAALAPGELRLRQTAIGVNFHDIYVRSGAYKTLALPGIPGLEAVGVVEAVGQAARGFSVGDRVAYIDSSYGAYADERNIRADLCVRLPEPIEDRVAGTMFLKGLTAAVLLHRVRQVRAGDTILVHAAAGGVGRLLVQWASHIGARVIGTTGSREKATAARAYGCDEVILYREEDVAERVLDLTRGAGVDIVYDAVGRDTFDGSLKSLGLLGHLVNYGQASGPVAPFDISRLAMKGLTISRPAYAHHVRTPETLHAIAAMFFGAIETGILKAERGIAYPLTDAPLAHRALEDRAAGPFLLIP